One Leishmania major strain Friedlin complete genome, chromosome 29 DNA segment encodes these proteins:
- a CDS encoding ribosomal protein L3-like protein (previous protein_id=AAZ09454.1), with amino-acid sequence MHRFRVCALGAAFCVARRWRSGGGPGDRRVRTDWYRCYPSLMEEKDRDMYHCYYPYLFDHGDKMSLYPKIPDNPREWQVEQLQTTYDAIREDKYDAFVRLRAKFPELYQDTYAWDNPPPFGEFNMFYSVRFGMIGVKAFTCKDYDDLGNQFDCTAFWFPDNQIVKHSTRNGDVGTDKVYVGAMNVPVEFHKPHVAAFYKAAGVPVKHVSAGFPVTPDAYAPVGTKLDVRHFKPGQEVTITFQNTDYGYQGVMFRHGFDGGYVWLGDSKWQRRPGCMGAEGQKRIYPGHRMAGQTGASAETYDGVPVWRIDYKNSLIYLPTLIDADVGTYVKFRDTINTKGYTLWNEHRGTPPFPTFIPSEEEDLSKLATDEGQLTSPPLYMYFRDEFAAAQLVTQADVEDAKSAKPATAAPKKKVYDLKKYTEARKKYRKNLQKARKYKLMGVRTRAHEKQQEARRAKILKYKRVKT; translated from the coding sequence AGACCGCGACATGTACCACTGCTACTACCCTTACTTGTTCGACCATGGCGACAAGATGAGCTTATACCCGAAAATCCCCGACAACCCCCGCGAATGgcaggtggagcagctgcagacaaCGTACGACGCGATCCGCGAGGACAAGTACGACGCGTTTGTTCGCTTACGTGCAAAATTCCCCGAGCTCTACCAAGACACGTATGCCTGGGACAACCCGCCACCGTTTGGAGAGTTCAACATGTTTTACAGCGTTCGCTTTGGGATGATCGGTGTCAAGGCCTTCACCTGCAAAGACTACGATGACCTGGGCAACCAGTTTGACTGCACCGCATTCTGGTTTCCCGACAACCAGATTGTCAAGCACTCTACCCGTAACGGCGATGTGGGGACGGACAAGGTTTATGTTGGAGCGATGAACGTGCCGGTGGAGTTTCACAAACCGCATGTGGCGGCCTTTTACAAGGCGGCCGGCGTACCCGTGAAGCATGTGTCTGCCGGCTTTCCTGTCACGCCGGATGCGTACGCGCCGGTCGGGACCAAGCTTGATGTGCGCCACTTCAAACCTGGTCAGGAGGTGACCATCACCTTTCAGAACACCGACTACGGCTATCAAGGCGTCATGTTTCGCCACGGCTTTGACGGTGGCTATGTCTGGCTCGGTGACTCCAagtggcagcgacgccccGGCTGCATGGGTGCAGAGGGACAGAAGCGCATCTACCCCGGTCATCGCATGGCAGGGCAGACGGGCGCCTCTGCGGAAACCTACGATGGTGTTCCGGTGTGGCGCATCGACTACAAGAACTCGCTCATCTACCTGCCCACCCTCATTGACGCCGATGTCGGGACTTACGTAAAGTTTAGGGACACCATCAACACGAAAGGATACACGCTGTGGAATGAGCACCGCGGCACCCCACCTTTCCCCACCTTTATCCCtagcgaggaggaggacctCAGCAAACTGGCCACCGACGAAGGCCAGCTTacctctcctccgctgtACATGTACTTCCGCGACGAGtttgccgcagcgcagctcgTGACCCAGGCGGATGTCGAGGATGCCAAGAGTGCCAAGCCGGCGACCGCAGCGCCCAAGAAGAAGGTGTACGACCTGAAAAAGTACACTGAAGCCAGAAAGAAGTACCGCAAGAACCTGCAGAAGGCACGCAAGTACAAACTCATGGGCGTCCGAACGCGCGCTCACGAGAAGCAACAGGAGGCTCGGCGCGCAAAGATTCTGAAATATAAGCGCGTCAAGACGTGA